CGGCAATCGCCGGATGCCCGATGCCGTAGGCCACCAGCAGGTCCCAGCCGAGCACGACCGCGAACATCCAGATCCCATAGGCCAGTTGTACGCCCGGCGGCGTGCGGCTGGCGGCCAGCACCGAGAACAGGCTGGCGTAGAACAGGCCGTTCTTCGGGTTCAGCACGGCGGACAGGAAGCCGCTGGCAAGCTGGGCCAGCCGGGCTGCGGGCGCGGGCCTCGCGGCAGCATCGGCAGCATTGGCCGCCGGAATCGACAGTTCGCCGGAGGCGTTCAGCAGGCGCCAGCCCAGCCACGCCAGGTAGGCACAGCCGGCCCACTGCAACGCCGCGAACAGTAGCGGCGAATCCCGCATCGCGGCCACGCCGGCCAGCGCCAGGCCGATAAAGACGCCGTTGCCCAGCGCAATTCCCAGGCATACGGCGCCGGCGCGCCGCGGCCCGTGCAGCAGCGCGCTGCGCACCACCAGGAAGAAGTCCGGCCCCGGACTGAGCAGCGCCAGCGCATGCGCGCCGGCCACCATGGCGAATTGCTGCCACGGCAATGCCCCCGGGGCGAGATCGAAGACCATGTCCATGCCGACCCTCCGTAAAGAGTCCGCAGTGTGGTGCGCACCGCGGTGGCCGGTCTTGAAGAAAGTTGCGGTGTGGCGCCAGGCCGGCGCCTCAGGCGGCGCGCTGGTACCCGCGCGGCGTCATGGCCACGCGCTGCTTGAAGGCGCGCTGGAAGTGGCTCTGGTCGGCAAACCCCAGCGCCAGCGCGACGTCGGCCAGCGCCGCGCCCTGCCGCAGCAGGCGGCGCCCGTGCTGGATGCGCAGGTCGAGCTGGTAGGCGTGCGGCGTCATGCCGGTTTCGGCGCGGAAGGCCCGCACCAGGTGGTAGCGGCTCAGGCCGCAGGCGCGCGCCAGTTCGGCCAGCGGCAGCCGCTCGGCATGGCGTTCGCGCAGCAGCTCGCACAACTGCGCCACGCGGGCGGAGACGGCGGCCGGTACCGGCAGCGTCCGGGCGCTTGCGCCGGTGTCGATGGCGGCATGCAGATCGCCGATGAAGGCCACCAGCGCGGCCTCTTTCTCGACGCTGTCGGCAGGCGAGAACAGCATGCGGTTCAACCCGCAGACCAGCCCGTAGACCGACGGCGAGGTCATCACGCGGGCCGGCAGCCAGGCCCGCGCCGCGCTGTCCTCGTCCAGCACGGCCGCGGCCCACGCCGGGTCGAAATGCAGCATCTGGTAGCTCCAGCGCCCGTCCGGCTCCGGATTGCAGGCATGGACCTGCTGCGCCGGGATCACCACCACCGCGCCCGGCCCGAGCACCGCGTTTTCATCGCCGCAGGCAAAGCGGCTGGCGCCGCCGTCGACGGCGCCGACCGACAGGGTGGGATGGCTATGCGGCAGGTAGCTGGCGCTGCTGTGGCTGGCGCGCCGGCTTTCGGCAAACGGCAGCGCGGGATCGGCCCACCAGCGGCTGGCGGCCGGGGCCGCCGGTGCATCCGCGGGCAGGCTCACGCCGCGCTGCGGTACGGCCGTTCGCGCAGCCATTTGGTGGCGATCCACTTTTCGCCGGCGGCCACCGGCAGGCCCGCGTGCAGGGTGCGGTCATCGAGCGTGCCGTCGGGCAGCAGGTAGCTGAAGTAGACCGCGTTGCCCTTGACCGGCGCCACCTCCAGGCCTACGCGCGGGAACGCGGTGGCGCCGCCCGCCTCGGGCGTGTTCAGGTAGATCACCAGGGTGGCGATGCGCTGGCCGCCGACGGACAGCTGGCGCGCTTCGCCGGGGCGCTGCGGGTTGAAGTAGTCGAAGTGCGGCTGGTATTCGCCGCCCGGCTTGTAGTTGAGGATCTGCAGCCCTTCGCCGTGCTCGGCCGGCACCCCGGTGACCGCGGCGATGCGGGCCTCGATGCGCGCGATCAGGGCGTGCTCGGCCACCTGGAACATCGCGCCCATGCTGGTGCGGGCGTCGATCAGGTTCTCGTCGCCGGTGTCGGGATTGACCACCGGCGAGCGCGCCAGCCGGCCGCGCGACAGCGCCACCAGCGCATCGCATTCGTCGTCGCTCAGCAGCTGCTGGAACAGCTGCACCTGGGGCGACGCCAGCCGGAACAGCACCGGCACGCGGCGGTCGCCGCCGTCGGCGGCGTAGACCGCGGGCGTGCCGGCCGCCGCGGGTTCAGCTGGCGCGGGCCGTGCCGGCGCCGCGCCGCCGGTGTCCCGGGCAAACGCCGCGGCCACCGACCGGCGCGCGAAGGCGTCGTCGTAGCCCGAGCGCAGCATCGACAGCACCAGCGCATCGGCTGCAAACCCCTGGGCGATATGCCGGGCCAGCCATTGTTCGAGTTCGGGCGAGGATTCGGTGTAGCCGGCCTTGCCGCCGGCAACGGATGCTTCGCGGATCATGACGGATTGGCTGCGACGCGCTGCGACGAGAACGGGTTGCGGGCAGGCGGCTCGGCCACCGGCGCGCGCGGGCGCGACGGCGCGATCTCAGGATCGCCGGCCACCGTGACGGTGGCTTCGGAATACTGCCAGCGCTTCCACGCCGCCAGCACCGCGTTGGGATATTCCGGGCGGCCGCGGCTGCCGTTGTAGCGGCCGAGCGCCAGGTACAGGTCGCCCTGCTCGCGGTCCAGGTAATAGCGCAGGATGGTGCAGCCGTAGCGCAGGTTGCTCTGCAGGTGGAACAGCTTGCGCGCGTCGCTGTCGCCGATGGTGCGCACCCAGAACGGCATCACCTGCATCAGCCCGCGCGCGCCGGCCGAGCTGATCGCGTACTTGCGGAAGTTGCTTTCGACCTGGATCAGGCCCAGCACCAGCGCCGGCTCCAGGCCGGCGCGCTTGGCTTCGTAGTAGGCCACCTCGATCAGCTCGACCCGCACCTGCGGCTCGGGGATGCGCGAGGCCAGCCGCGCCGACATCTCGCCCAGCCACTTCAGGTAGGCCAGGCGCTCGCCGCCGGACGCGAACACCGGCCGCAGCGGCCGGTCATCGGCAATGGCCGCGGCCAGCGCGCCGCGAACGGAATCGGCCAGGTCTTCTTCCTTCTGCGCGCCGGCGTGCGCCGCCGTGGCCGCCACGGCCAGCAGCGCCACCAGCAGCGCGCCCGCCAGGCGGCGGGCGGCGGCAGTTGCGGCGGTCAGGCCGCGGACGGCGCGCATGGGGCTCAGTTCGCCAGCAGGTTGCGCACGTGGGCGACCACCTCGGCCACGCCGACGGCGGTGGCCTGCGCGTCGCGCCGGCCCTGGTACTCGACCTTGCCTTCCTTCAGGCCGCGGTCGCCCACCACCACGCGGTGCGGCACGCCGATCAGCTCCCAGTCGGCAAACATCACGCCCGGGCGCTCGCCGCGATCGTCGAGGATCACGTCGACGCCGGCCGCCAGCAGCTCGGCATGGATGCGGTCGGCCTCGGCCTTGACGGCCTCGGAGCGGTCGTAGCCCACCGGGCAGATCACCACCGCGAACGGGGCGATCGCGGCCGGCCAGATGATGCCGCGCTCGTCGAAGTTCTGCTCGATCGCCGCGCCCAGGATGCGGGTGATGCCGATGCCGTAGCAGCCCATCTGCATCGGCTGGGTCTTGCCGTTCTCGTCGAGGAAGGTCGCGTTCATCGATTCCGAGTAGCGCGTGCCCAGCATGAACACGTGGCCCACCTCGATGCCGCGGCAGATTTCCAGCGTGCCCTGGCCGTCCGGCGAGGCGTCGCCCGCCACCACGTTACGCAGGTCGGCCACGATCGGCTCGGGCAGGTCGCGGCCCCAGTTGACGCCGGTGTAGTGGTAGTCGCGGTAGTTGGCGCCGCAGACGAAGTCGCTCATGTTGGCGACGGTGCGGTCGGCCACCACCTTGACCGGCTTCTTCATGTCGATCGGGCCAAGGTAGCCCGGCGGCGAGCCGAACGCCTCGACGATCTCGTTCTCGGTGGCGAAGCGGAAATCGGCCAGCCCCGGCACCTTGGAGGCCTTGACCTCGTTCAGCTCGTGGTCGGCGCGGATCAGCAGCAGCCAGATCTGGGTGCCGGCGTCGCCGTCGGTGGCCAGCACGATCGACTTGACGTTGGTCTCGAGCGGCAGGTTCAGGAATTCCGCCACCTGCTCGCACTTGACCTTCTCCGGGGTGAAGGTCTTGACCAGGTCCTGCTTGGGCGCGGCGCGCTCGGCCAGCAGCGGCAGCGCCTCGGCGGCCTCCATGTTGGCGGCGTAGGCCGAGGTCGGGCAATAGACGATGGCGTCTTCGCCGGTGTCGGCGATCACGTGGAACTCATGCGAGCCCGAGCCACCGATGGCGCCGTTGTCGGCCGCCACGGCGCGGAATTCCAGCCCGAAGCGGCGGAAGATGCGCACGTAGGCCTCGTACATGTTCTCGTACGACTTGCGCAGGCCGTCGGTGTCGCGGTCGAAGGAATAGGCGTCCTTCATGGTGAACTCGCGCCCGCGCATGATGCCGAAGCGCGGCCGGCGCTCGTCGCGGAACTTGGTCTGGATCTGGTAGAAATTGAGCGGCAGCTGCTTGTAGCTGCGGATTTCCGAGCGGGCGATATCGGTCACGACCTCTTCGGAGGTGGGCTGCACCGCGAAGTCGCGCTCATGGCGGTCCTTCAGGCGCAGCAGCTCGGGGCCCATCTTGTCCCAGCGGCCGGTCTCCTGCCACAGTTCGGCCGGCTGGATCACCGGCATCGACAGCTCCACCGCGCCGGCGCGGTTCATTTCCTCGCGCACGATGTTCTCCACCTTGCGGATCACGCGCAGGCCGACCGGCATGTAGGTGTAGATGCCGGCGCCCAGCTTCTTGATCATGCCGGCGCGCATCATCAGCTTGTGCGAAACGATTTCCGCGTCGGCGGGCGCTTCCTTGAGGGTGGAAATGAAGAATTGCGAGGCTTTCATCCGTAATTTCTCTCTGGGCCGCCGCGGTCGGAAAAATCCGTCCCGGCACAATCCGGCGGGCCGGCGGCGCTGAATTATGCGCACGCGCCTGAAACTGCCCTTCCGCTCGGGGAAAACCACCATCCCCGGGTCCGGGCCCGGCTGCGCGCTTCCTTTATAATCAGCGTAATTCTAAAGGATTCGAGGTGCAGTCATGCTCGATCGTGAAGGCTTTCGCCCGAACGTCGGCATCATCCTCCTCAACGCAAGAAACGAGGTTTTCTGGGGCAAGCGAATCGGCGAACACTCCTGGCAGTTTCCGCAGGGCGGCATCAAGTACGGCGAAACGCCGGAACAGGCCATGTACCGCGAACTGCATGAGGAAATCGGCCTGCTTCCGGAGCACGTCAGGATCGTCGGTCGCACGCGCGACTGGCTGCGTTACGAGGTGCCGGACAAGTTCATCCGCCGCGAGATCCGCGGCCACTACAAGGGCCAGAAGCAAATCTGGTTCCTGCTGCGCATGGCCGGCAGGGACTGCGACATCCACCTGCGCGCCACCGAGCACCCGGAGTTCGACGCCTGGCGCTGGAGCCATTACTGGGTGCCGCTCGAGGCCGTGATCGAGTTCAAGCGCGATGTCTACCAGATGGCGCTGACGGAATTGTCGCGCTTCCTGAACCGGCACCCGCGCGTGCCGCTGAGCCCGTATGGCACGCACGGCAACCATGGCGCCCACGGCGTGCACGGTCGCCACGGCGGTCCGCGCGGCCAGGCGCTGAGCCGCGCCCAGGCCGCGCAGCAGGCCGACGCCGACGGCAATGCCGAAGCCCCGGCCGCGGCCGACTACGTTTCGCCGGCGACGCCGGTATCCACTTCACGGAGCACTGATGACTAGTTTGACCGGCGTGGGCCGCCGCGGCGGCCTGGGCGCTGCCGCATTGCTGCTTGCCGCGGCCAGCCTGGCGCTGGCCGGCTGCAAGACCACCGGCAAGGAGATGGCCGAGGAAGAAAGCACCTGGAACAACCCGTTCGCGCCCAAGACCTTCGAGGAAGCCAAGGCCATGCTGCCGCCCTTGCCGCAAGAGGCCAACCTGATTCCGTTCTCGGTGTCGGGCACCGGCACGCTGTCGTTCGCGGTGGACAGCAAGTCCATTTCGGTGGGCAAGGACAATGTGGTGCGCTATACCGTGGTCACCACCAGCCAGAGCGGCGCCCGCAACGTGACTTTCGAAGGCATGCGCTGCGACGCATTCGAGCGCAAGCTGTACGCCACCCTGCCCCCCGGCGCCGCCGAATGGGTGCCCAACAGCAGCGACTACGGCGAGACCTGGCACCGCATGCAGACCGGTGTCCGCAACGCCTATGCTGCCACGCTCGCGATCGATTTCTTCTGCGAGGGCCGCACCGTCGCCGGCAAGCCCGCGGACATGGTGCGCGAGCTGCAATCGCGCG
This Cupriavidus nantongensis DNA region includes the following protein-coding sequences:
- a CDS encoding LysE family translocator: MDMVFDLAPGALPWQQFAMVAGAHALALLSPGPDFFLVVRSALLHGPRRAGAVCLGIALGNGVFIGLALAGVAAMRDSPLLFAALQWAGCAYLAWLGWRLLNASGELSIPAANAADAAARPAPAARLAQLASGFLSAVLNPKNGLFYASLFSVLAASRTPPGVQLAYGIWMFAVVLGWDLLVAYGIGHPAIAARFGRSVRWVERLTGAVLWLLALGVAWHALG
- a CDS encoding AraC family transcriptional regulator, which produces MSLPADAPAAPAASRWWADPALPFAESRRASHSSASYLPHSHPTLSVGAVDGGASRFACGDENAVLGPGAVVVIPAQQVHACNPEPDGRWSYQMLHFDPAWAAAVLDEDSAARAWLPARVMTSPSVYGLVCGLNRMLFSPADSVEKEAALVAFIGDLHAAIDTGASARTLPVPAAVSARVAQLCELLRERHAERLPLAELARACGLSRYHLVRAFRAETGMTPHAYQLDLRIQHGRRLLRQGAALADVALALGFADQSHFQRAFKQRVAMTPRGYQRAA
- a CDS encoding 2OG-Fe(II) oxygenase, producing MIREASVAGGKAGYTESSPELEQWLARHIAQGFAADALVLSMLRSGYDDAFARRSVAAAFARDTGGAAPARPAPAEPAAAGTPAVYAADGGDRRVPVLFRLASPQVQLFQQLLSDDECDALVALSRGRLARSPVVNPDTGDENLIDARTSMGAMFQVAEHALIARIEARIAAVTGVPAEHGEGLQILNYKPGGEYQPHFDYFNPQRPGEARQLSVGGQRIATLVIYLNTPEAGGATAFPRVGLEVAPVKGNAVYFSYLLPDGTLDDRTLHAGLPVAAGEKWIATKWLRERPYRSAA
- a CDS encoding lytic transglycosylase domain-containing protein; protein product: MRAVRGLTAATAAARRLAGALLVALLAVAATAAHAGAQKEEDLADSVRGALAAAIADDRPLRPVFASGGERLAYLKWLGEMSARLASRIPEPQVRVELIEVAYYEAKRAGLEPALVLGLIQVESNFRKYAISSAGARGLMQVMPFWVRTIGDSDARKLFHLQSNLRYGCTILRYYLDREQGDLYLALGRYNGSRGRPEYPNAVLAAWKRWQYSEATVTVAGDPEIAPSRPRAPVAEPPARNPFSSQRVAANPS
- a CDS encoding proline--tRNA ligase, whose amino-acid sequence is MKASQFFISTLKEAPADAEIVSHKLMMRAGMIKKLGAGIYTYMPVGLRVIRKVENIVREEMNRAGAVELSMPVIQPAELWQETGRWDKMGPELLRLKDRHERDFAVQPTSEEVVTDIARSEIRSYKQLPLNFYQIQTKFRDERRPRFGIMRGREFTMKDAYSFDRDTDGLRKSYENMYEAYVRIFRRFGLEFRAVAADNGAIGGSGSHEFHVIADTGEDAIVYCPTSAYAANMEAAEALPLLAERAAPKQDLVKTFTPEKVKCEQVAEFLNLPLETNVKSIVLATDGDAGTQIWLLLIRADHELNEVKASKVPGLADFRFATENEIVEAFGSPPGYLGPIDMKKPVKVVADRTVANMSDFVCGANYRDYHYTGVNWGRDLPEPIVADLRNVVAGDASPDGQGTLEICRGIEVGHVFMLGTRYSESMNATFLDENGKTQPMQMGCYGIGITRILGAAIEQNFDERGIIWPAAIAPFAVVICPVGYDRSEAVKAEADRIHAELLAAGVDVILDDRGERPGVMFADWELIGVPHRVVVGDRGLKEGKVEYQGRRDAQATAVGVAEVVAHVRNLLAN
- a CDS encoding RNA pyrophosphohydrolase, producing the protein MLDREGFRPNVGIILLNARNEVFWGKRIGEHSWQFPQGGIKYGETPEQAMYRELHEEIGLLPEHVRIVGRTRDWLRYEVPDKFIRREIRGHYKGQKQIWFLLRMAGRDCDIHLRATEHPEFDAWRWSHYWVPLEAVIEFKRDVYQMALTELSRFLNRHPRVPLSPYGTHGNHGAHGVHGRHGGPRGQALSRAQAAQQADADGNAEAPAAADYVSPATPVSTSRSTDD
- a CDS encoding CNP1-like family protein codes for the protein MTSLTGVGRRGGLGAAALLLAAASLALAGCKTTGKEMAEEESTWNNPFAPKTFEEAKAMLPPLPQEANLIPFSVSGTGTLSFAVDSKSISVGKDNVVRYTVVTTSQSGARNVTFEGMRCDAFERKLYATLPPGAAEWVPNSSDYGETWHRMQTGVRNAYAATLAIDFFCEGRTVAGKPADMVRELQSRAPSKR